ACCATGGAAGAACCTTTTAACCTGCTGCTGTTGTAAACTGTTGTAGCCCTTGTTTCATTACAAATAATTTGCCTGACAGGGATTATTAGGGTTTCCATTAACGAATTGTATATAGCTTGTATGATTTTATAACGCCAACACCAGTGATGCAACCAAATTTTGTATCCTGACGAATCTTTGTTCGGTTGGTTCAAAATCTTCAGGGCTCTGCAGCTTCCTTGATGATAATGTAGCGTGTGTACCAAATGCCATTTTTTGTGCAACTATCACTCTGCTGAGTAAACAGAAACCCTTCTCAACAAAAATCTTGTACAGGATATGGAAAACAACAGGAAAATCTGAAGAAACCTGAGGACATTGAAAATCAGATGGGTAGGTCAAGAAACTTAAGTGAGCAAACCTTGAGAACAACTCAAATGAGCACAATGATTTCATTTTCTCTGAAGCTAGTGAACAATCTTagcatgatataaaatataatttatcagTATATTTTCAGGACAAATCACAGCTCTCTCCGAGGTTGATGAGAAACGAGAGGCAATCATAAAACCCATCAGTGttttcctccattttctcagcaaccaatcaaatcaataattattacaatGGAAGTTGGGGTAAAACTTCGTCTTCCAGATTCAAATTCCCACCAAAAACTTTCCACCATCCTCTCTACTCTCCACATCAAAAGCTTAATCCAAGAAAACATCTTCTTTGACTCCAAGAGCTCCAAACTCTCCTCAAACCTCGCAGCTCTCCGTCTTTGTTTTCACAATCTTGATTCCTACTgcgtcctctctctctcaaagcCAAACCTATCATGTCAAATGGCATAAGCTGTGTCAAAAAGCATGAAGAGCCCATTGACCCCAGGATTAACCGCGTGTGCGTGGCCGAGCCCTGGAAGTTACTAGGGTTGCTGgagatttaaaaagataatacaGAGAGTCAGAAGGGAGTTTGGGGTTGGAGAAAATGAGGATCTTGTTTGTTTGAGTGGGTTTAGGAATGTGAGGCAAGTGTTTGACTGGAAAGGATTGAAACTTGAGCTTGGTGAGACAATTTATGATTTCGGAACTAGCTATGAGATTGAATGCGACTAAAGAGCCTGGGAAGTATAAGGAGTTGATTGATTGAAGGGTTACTGAAAGATAATTGGATTGAGTTTTCCTACTCAGAAAAGCTAACAAGTTTGCAGTTTTTCGATCTGGGAAATTGCCCTAAGAAGAGAAGATTGTGTTTTTCTGAATTGTATTGAAGCAACAATTAGTAAATCAACTCTCTTTGTGATGTTCTCTAAAATTTGCATTTCatttatactagttttttgaattgttCTTGACTCTATCTTGCTCCTCTCTCTAAAATTTGTGCCAGGATAGAGACTTTCAAGCGTATTTCATCCATACCTGAACGCCCCATTGCCATCCTATAAGTTTGTTTTGACAGATTGTTGTAACCACAATAGGGTTTGGATTGGATAGAGAAGGCCAGCTTATCTGTGAGCACCAACCCCCTCTTTGAGTTGTCAATCTGAAACTAATTTCCATTCAATGAAAACGATGGAAGTGCCAACAGAAAACATTTCAAGCTGGAGCCCTATCACTTTTGTACAAAAAAGAAAGTCTTGTAAATTCATAATGGGAAAGAGATGATTTGAGATAAGATCATCGATCAATTCTCTCTCACTATTCTTCTACCTAGACTGGTATGACATTTCGATCAGCATGATGGAAGCTCGGATAGCTATATGTTAACCAAAGTGGATTTGACCCCAAGTGGAAGCTCAGACAGCTATAAGATCATCAATACATTCTGTCCCACAATTCTCCTTGTTTGTTTGACAGATGGTTGCAACCAGGATAAGATTGGTCTGGTGTATCAATCAGTGTGATGGAAGCTCAGACAGCTATAAGTTCTTTTCAATAAACCAAAACTCGGCGAGTTATTCGACACAGAGACAACAGATCCTCAAACCATGAAAACGGCTTCACAATCAGAATTTCCCACGCCGGATATAAAGTTCAGTCCTGTTGCTAGTTGTAGTTAGTAAAGTTGTAGATGCAAGAAAACAAACAGGTCAGAACAGTACTCAGGGCTGGGCAGTGGTAAGAGCATCTGCCAAGGGTTTACATTAATCCCCCAAAAGAACTGAAGATCAACAGCCTGTTGAGAAGGAGATATTTCAGACAGCACACTTACAGGATAATTCATTCTTATGAGGAACCCAAACAAACATCTGATTTTATTGTATCGAAAGGTCCGATGAGTTAGGATTTTCCTATTAGGCCATGTGATTTTTAGAGCAATCGGATCATTTATGACTAAAATCATGAGCTCCAAGAGAATAATTAGGAGTTCTTGAACTAAGAAATAAATTCTATGAGCAATTTCAATAACCACGCCAATTGACCTATTATAGTAGATGCTATCATCCATAAAATTCgataaaattgtttaaaatttcaCATGGCAATAAGTttagttttttgaattgataatgGAGAAGTCGATATTAAGTCACTTTAATTGTCACTCTAAGACCCGTATATAAGCACTGAACCTTGATAAGCTTCTCttctgtttttcaaaaaaataaacaaattttttcaatgattttgatataataatcttaaaaataaatatttttttaaaagaaaacattattttgatagaATTGAAAAGCAAGGTTAAGTTATTGAAGAGAGATGTATCTAGAAAAAGCAGGGTTCCATATTCTGGATTGTTGCAGCGGAAAGGATGAGCCAAATCCAGCAAAAGGTTGCAGAGAATTAAAGAAACCAAATAGCAATAATGAGGACACTGCATCATCTATTCTTGAAGAAAGCAATCGTCTGGTTCACAACTATATCATATTCTTAACGTTGCCAAGGGAAAAATATACTCTCTCAATCATGAAGCGAACACAACATACACAAGCAAAATTTTGCAATAGCTTCATCAGCGTCTCCTTCAGTACACAATGATGCATTCCCAGAAGAAACGGAAAGAACTCTATGAAGCAGAAGAGTAAAAACAACCTGCAGAGACCGAATCCGCCATGTACTGCTACtcggaaagaaaacaaaatctccCAATATATAAACAATCCACAATGACAACCACAAATGCAAAGAAACCTTCGAGTTTACCTTACATTCATGTCTGCACTATTCATCTAACACTGGGCAACAGGAATGGAGGGAAAAATCCACACTTTCAATGACATAAAGGATTAAGTACAGAAAGTTGGGGTTTAAAAGCACCCATTTTCATTACGATGCATCATTTGCAAATCCTTTTGCGTTGCATTAGCACTAAATATTTACAAATCCCAAAGAGGAGAGATAATCTCCCCTGcgtaaaatacaaacaaaactcCCAAAACCAATTTGGAGTTTTGATAACACATTGTAACTACTTTTTTTCAAGACACTACATAAAACAACCAACATCAGTCCCCTAGACAGATGTAGATACaatgaacaaaatgaaaaatgccAATGAATCCAATGAGTATTTTGAATCCAACCCTTACATTGATTACATACGGCAACAAGACAGATAAAAATTCGCACCAAATCAGGTGTAAGCATCCAGGTTCGATCAGGAGCAGCAATCCGGGCATCGAATCAATCCATTCTCATTACATTCCAAGCACCTCTTGAGCACcccttcatcttcatcaaacAACTTTCTACTCCCACTACAATTCCCACAGGGCACAAACCTCACACCCCCACATCCTTCACAAACAAAGCCAGGCTGCTGTCTTGGAAACCGATCAAGAACCTTCACCAGTTCGCCTGTCTCAAACATTAGCTTAATCACCTCAGCACCACCCACATGATCCCCCTTTATAAACACCTGCGGCAGGCTCACATTTTTCTCTCCCAGCACGCATTGCAGCTCCTTCTTATAAGCCGAATCCATCGAAACATCCCTCTCATCAATCCACACTCTAAACCCTCTGAAAATCATCCTCACCGCATAACAATCCTCGTAAGTCCTTCGAACCCCTCGCAAACTTGTTAAATACACCACAATCCTATCCTCGGTACCCGGCAACCGTATTTTACTATTGTTAATAAACCCAAAAGAAGGGAACCTATTATACTCAGGTCCCATCGATTTAAAAGATTGTAGCTTATGAGTTGCTTGAATTTGCAATTCATCGGGGTTCGGTTTCTGGGGTTTTGGGGACTCAAACAAAGAACGAAGCTTTTTTACCTTTCCTTTCATGGACTCAAACGAATTGTAGAATCTTGATGTTGATTGAAGGTAAGACTTGGCCATAGAAGCTGAATGAATTGTAACAGACCTATTGAATATAGAACTAGAGGTGGTATTTTTGGTGGCGGGTTTTGAATTGGGGATGATTTCTTGATTCTTTTCAGCTTCAGCCATCGACCCGGATCACGAAATCAACTCAATTCAAGCCTTTTCCTTCTGGGTTTCTTAACTAGATCAAGATTGAATTAACCTTGGCCCTAAAATTCAGCTCTAGAAAtgccaaaacaaaaggaaagaaagaaaccttttttttcaagttaccTTCAAGAACAACCTTGACACGTTCAAGCCCGATGTTGATCGTAGCAACGGCGATGAAATAATCAGAAAATCCCAAATAAAGAAATTGACGGTGGATGATTGCTTTTTGCTTTTCAGGTAAAGCAGATAAGATGAATTTGGTTTGCTTTCCTGTCTTTCTTTGTAGGTAACGAGAAAGATAGCTGGATAGAGAAAgaggaagagagggagagggaaacGAGGGAGAggaaacgagagagagagagagagagagagagagagagagggtgtttTCAGTTTTGGGTTTGCTTGCTTTTGTTGCTGGGAGAGAGAAATGTGGGGGAAACGATTTTGGAGGCTTGAATTGGAAACAAAGCtaagaataaattaataaaaataaaatatcttaaaaaaactgtagataaataataaagtctactcttttttttttttttttttttatcttgcaagaagagagagagagagagagtggctTTCTACATCAGAGACTTCGTGTTGGGGGTGATGAGGTCAGAGTTCCAGACAGATAAACCACCACCGCCTAGTTTGAAACATACGAGGTTCGCTGTTTTTTTCTGCTAGGGTTTTCGTGGATGTctcgagtgttttttttttcctctctctacTCGTGGTATAAggtaataatgtttatttatttttaaaaaattttaatatgaatttttaaattaatttacacacatttcaactaattttattaatttttaaaattaataaatatataaatttcaaatgaccctaaaaaaattcaatcttgtaactattaaaaagcaaaataaaaaacctaaccaATTATGTTACTCTCAAGATTAGTAATGATATTTATTGCATGTATTAAAGactaattatttgttaaaataattttaaaaaagtatgttttatatattgatgaggtatattttaagaaatttaataaaaaaaattaatactagTCTCGAGATTTaagcttaaaaaatttaatactagCTAATTTCTTAGAGTTACCATgatactattatttattttattattattattattataagtatCTTTGGATTAGCTTGTATGGTATTctagatgaaatatttttcaaagataaatttttatagatgatatttcaagttttaaacTCCAGAAATCAATGAAAAGGTGAATTTTCACACGTGACAATCACATTATAAGATAACATTTCagtataaatttaaagaaaaacccattaaaattatgattttatga
This genomic interval from Populus alba chromosome 1, ASM523922v2, whole genome shotgun sequence contains the following:
- the LOC118061238 gene encoding uncharacterized protein At5g39865; its protein translation is MAEAEKNQEIIPNSKPATKNTTSSSIFNRSVTIHSASMAKSYLQSTSRFYNSFESMKGKVKKLRSLFESPKPQKPNPDELQIQATHKLQSFKSMGPEYNRFPSFGFINNSKIRLPGTEDRIVVYLTSLRGVRRTYEDCYAVRMIFRGFRVWIDERDVSMDSAYKKELQCVLGEKNVSLPQVFIKGDHVGGAEVIKLMFETGELVKVLDRFPRQQPGFVCEGCGGVRFVPCGNCSGSRKLFDEDEGVLKRCLECNENGLIRCPDCCS